A genomic window from Pocillopora verrucosa isolate sample1 chromosome 7, ASM3666991v2, whole genome shotgun sequence includes:
- the LOC131768803 gene encoding LOW QUALITY PROTEIN: uncharacterized protein (The sequence of the model RefSeq protein was modified relative to this genomic sequence to represent the inferred CDS: deleted 2 bases in 1 codon; substituted 1 base at 1 genomic stop codon), producing MDLLFVLDPYACAVYILSYITKGQRGMSKLLETASKEANAGNKDIVNRVRHIGNKFLNSVEISSQEAVYLVLQMPLRRSTREFQFINTSNPDKRTFLLKTLDKIKELPDNSTDIESHNIIKRYQRRPRKLEELCLANFVAWFNCVKDKHSDDSSTSCNTTETSDDFLLETDLTDNVDDDPPAENNAIEDTTEYELKGGMKLVKRKRAKIIRSVRITILLMTQXLLIQHINEQDAAAKTKPSESFGCFDPGTNKQHSQYDLFDDMGILPRHNDEEELVQNRLNDSDYRQLVRSLNIKQKEFFYHVLHSIITKDDPLALFLSGGAGVGKSTVTNALYEALMRYLNSVPGENPDEVKVLKVAPTGKAAFNIKGNTLHSAFKIPANRGFQYCTLDADRLNTIRAQLKRLQVIFIDEISMVGSGMFNFLNLRLQQIMGTNTPFGALSVIAAGDLFQLKPVFDNWIFNYNTNHGYGDLATNIWNEYFTLFELTEIMRQKDDKEFAELLNRLREGNHTQNDIEVLKERILKIRPGQENYPINMTHLFSTNAQVNNHNNTIYQTSHTDKAQIKCIDIVVGDMSDALKKKMKAKNYGFIYCCINCCRSKI from the exons ATGGATTTGCTGTTTGTTTTAGACCCCTATGCTTGTGCTGTATACATTCTGTCTTACATAACAAAGGGTCAAAGAGGAATGAGCAAACTGCTAGAAACAGCATCAAAAGAGGCAAATGCTGGCAATAAAGATATTGTTAATAGAGTCAGGCATattggaaataaatttcttaattCAGTTGAAATAAGTTCTCAAGAAGCAGTTTATTTAGTTTTGCAGATGCCTTTGAGGAGGTCAACAAGAGAATTCCAATTTATCAACACTTCAAATCCAGACAAAAGAACTTTTTTGTTGAAAACACtagacaaaattaaagaattgcCTGACAACTCAACAGACATAGAATCACATAACATAATTAAAAGGTATCAAAGGAGACCTCGTAAGTTAGAAGAGTTGTGTCTGGCTAATTTTGTAGCATGGTTCAACTGTGTTAAAGACAAACATTCAGATGACAGTAGTACTAGTTGTAATACGACAGAAACCTCTGATGATTTTTTGCTTGAAACTGATCTTACTGACAATGTTGATGATGACCCACCTGCTGAAAACAATGCAATTGAAGACACAACAGAATACGAGTTAAAAGGAGGAATGAAGCTTGTCAAAAGGAAAAGAGCAAAGATTATAAGATCTGTAAG AATAACAATACTTCTGATGACCCAGTAGCTCCTAATA CAACACATTAATGAACAAGATGCTGCagccaaaacaaaaccaagtgAATCATTTGGATGTTTTGACCCAGGTACCAACAAACAACACAGTCAGTATGATCTATTTGATGACATGGGTATTTTACCAAGGCATAATGATGAAGAGGAACTGGTACAAAATCGTCTGAACGATAGTGATTATAGACAACTTGTTCGTTCACTGAACATAAAACAGAAAGAATTCTTTTACCATGTTTTGCATTCAATCATAACCAAAGATGACCCTCTGGCATTGTTTTTAAGTGGAGGAGCTGGAGTTGGCAAAAGTACTGTAACTAACGCCCTGTATGAAGCACTCATGAGGTACTTAAATAGTGTCCCAGGTGAAAATCCAGATGAAGTTAAAGTGTTGAAAGTTGCACCTACTGGCAAAGCTGCATTTAATATCAAGGGAAACACACTTCATTCAGCATTTAAAATACCTGCCAATAGAGGATTTCAATATTGCACACTTGATGCCGACCGACTTAATACTATTAGAGCACAGTTGAAAAGGCTACAAGTTATTTTCATTGACGAAATATCAATGGTAGGCAGTGGAATGTTCAACTTCCTTAATTTAAGACTGCAGCAAATAATGGGAACTAACACACCATTTGGAGCTCTAAGTGTGATTGCAGCCGGAGACTTATTTCAGTTGAAGCCAGTCTTTGATAATTGGATATTTAATTATAATACCAATCATGGTTATGGTGATTTAGCAACCAATATATGGAATGAATATTTCACCTTATTCGAGCTCACTGAAATTATGAGGCAGAAAGATGACAAGGAATTTGCAGAATTATTAAATAGATTAAGAGAGGGAAACCATACCCAAAATGACATTGAAGTGCTAAAAGAAAGAATCCTTAAAATCAGACCTGGTCAGGAAAATTACCCAATCAACATGACCCATCTATTCTCAACAAATGCACAAGTGAATAATCACAACAATACCATTTATCAAACTTCACATACTGACAAGGCTCAAATTAAATGCATTGACATTGTTGTTGGAGACATGTCTGATGCCctaaaaaagaagatgaaagctaAAAACTATGGGTTTATATACTGTTGTATTAATTGCTGTAGGAGCAAAATATGA
- the LOC131799643 gene encoding abl interactor homolog yields MLNAAKNTANKNSKKKKKDATSTIQGCDPRDCTVKGIQSSPKHNPKTVATTNVTVSGQPPAPPAPSSSTMCTEVTESADGQPPPQSSSTMCTQSAGGQPPPQSSQSAGGQPPPQSSSTMCTQSAGAQPPARPSPSKTGASLPRSPEGPHIIAYVHNLSPLKRNRRNTIDYTTLTLQTDATTTQPALCYSKTKRERK; encoded by the coding sequence ATGTTGAATGCAGCGAAGAATACAGCTAAtaagaattcaaagaaaaaaaagaaagacgcaACCAGTACCATCCAAGGTTGCGATCCGCGTGACTGCACCGTCAAAGGCATTCAATCGTCTCCAAAACACAACCCGAAGACTGTTGCAACCACTAACGTAACCGTTAGTGGTCAACCGCCAGCGCCTCCCGCACCATCGTCTTCAACCATGTGCACTGAGGTCACTGAGAGCGCTGATGGTCAACCGCCTCCACAGTCGTCTTCAACCATGTGCACACAGAGCGCTGGTGGTCAACCGCCCCCACAATCGTCTCAGAGCGCTGGTGGTCAACCGCCCCCGCAATCGTCTTCAACCATGTGCACTCAGAGCGCTGGTGCTCAACCGCCTGCAAGACCCTCGCCTTCGAAGACTGGAGCTTCCCTTCCGAGAAGTCCTGAAGGTCCACATATAATCGCCTACGTTCACAATCTCTCTCCGCTCAAGCGTAACAGACGGAACACAATAGATTACACAACTTTAACCCTGCAAACGGATGCCACTACAACTCAACCAGCTCTCTGTTACTCGAAGACAAAACGAGAAAGAAAGTAA
- the LOC136282109 gene encoding A disintegrin and metalloproteinase with thrombospondin motifs adt-1-like, translated as MKFGLALYFISMLLIIQPDATLSCDTANWWASLDKKGWSVCPNDRTFLKGLWRNDPSGNNGLWLIEEGKCCGAKEPSYANQPSTCTNANWWSALDGKDVWAQCPAGYYMEGIYITDPTNIYNIEESKCCRPQNHPNAYDDCYDEDVGISFDKKGWSECKRDGYYMTGIYKSGCEHLYCIEKFKCCSMKKAAVNGGWSEFGSFGECSATCGGGIKERSRTCTNPPPSGGGAQCSGSAKETMVCNVEPCNVDGGWTDWSDYGECKGKKCNKRGKMYKYRTCTNPPQSGDGKDCKGKSRKGKSCKVKCD; from the exons ATGAAGTTTGGGCTTGCACTTTACTTTATCAGCATGCTGCTGATAATTCAACCTGACGCCACTCTGAGCTGTGACACAGCAAATTGGTGGGCAAGTCTTGACAAGAAAGGTTGGTCTGTATGTCCAAATGATCGTACTTTCCTCAAAGGACTCTGGCGAAATGATCCATCGGGGAACAACGGCCTTTGGCTTATCGAGGAAGGAAAATGCTGCGGAGCTAAGGAACCAAGTTATGCTAATCAACCGTCAACTTGCACAAACGCAAACTGGTGGAGCGCATTAGACGG aaaagatGTTTGGGCTCAGTGTCCTGCTGGCTATTACATGGAGGGCATCTATATCACCGAtccaacaaatatttacaacatcGAAGAGTCCAAGTGCTGTCGTCCACAGAATCATCCGAACGCTTATGATGACTGTTATGATGAGGATGTTGGCATTTCGTTCGACAAGAAAGGTTGGAGCGAATGCAAACGGGATGGCTATTACATGACTGGAATCTACAAAAGCGGCTGTGAGCACCTTTACtgcattgaaaaattcaaatgctgCAGCATGAAGAAAG CTGCAGTTAATGGTGGATGGTCTGAATTCGGATCTTTTGGAGAATGCAGCGCCACTTGTGGAGGTGGAATCAAGGAGCGCTCACGAACCTGTACCAATCCCCCTCCGTCAGGAGGTGGAGCCCAATGTTCAGGGTCAGCTAAGGAAACAATGGTTTGTAATGTGGAGCCTTGTAATG TGGATGGTGGGTGGACCGATTGGAGTGATTATGGTGAATGTAAAGGCAAGAAGTGCAATAAGAGAGGCAAAATGTACAAGTACCGAACCTGCACCAACCCGCCCCAAAGCGGCGACGGGAAGGATTGCAAGGGAAAAAGTAGGAAAGGGAAGAGCTGCAAAGTGAAGTGTGACTAA